A part of Rattus rattus isolate New Zealand chromosome 4, Rrattus_CSIRO_v1, whole genome shotgun sequence genomic DNA contains:
- the Gpr1 gene encoding G-protein coupled receptor 1: protein MEVSREMLFEELDNYSYALEYYAQEPDAEENVYLGIVHWISLLLCALAFVLGIPGNAIVIWFMGFKWKKTVTTLWFLNLAIADFVFVLFLPLYISYVALSFHWPFGRWLCKLNSFIAQLNMFSSVFFLTVISLDRYIHLIHPGLSHPHRTLKKSLLVVLFVWLLASLLGGPTLYFRDTMEVNNRIICYNNFQEHELTLMRHHVLTWVKFLFGYLLPLLTMSSCYLCLIFKMKKRNILISSKHLWMILSVVIAFMVCWTPFHLFSIWELSIHHNSSFQNVLQGGIPLSTGLAFLNSCLNPILYVLISKKFQARFRASVAEVLKRSLWEASCSGTVSEQLRSAETKSLSLLETAQ from the coding sequence ATGGAAGTCTCAAGGGAAATGCTATTTGAAGAACTGGACAACTACTCCTATGCCTTAGAATATTACGCCCAGGAGCCTGACGCAGAGGAGAATGTGTACCTGGGAATCGTTCACTGGATCTCCCTGCTCTTATGTGCCCTAGCATTTGTTCTGGGAATTCCAGGGAATGCCATCGTCATTTGGTTCATGGGATTCAAGTGGAAGAAAACGGTCACCACTCTTTGGTTTCTCAATCTGGCCATTGCAGACTTCGTCTTtgttctcttcctgcctctgtataTTTCCTATGTGGCTCTGAGTTTCCACTGGCCCTTTGGCCGATGGCTCTGCAAGCTTAATTCCTTCATTGCCCAACTGAACATGTTTTCCAGTGTATTCTTCTTGACAGTGATTAGCCTGGACCGCTACATCCACTTGATCCACCCTGGCTTGTCTCATCCGCACCGGACCCTGAAGAAGTCACTGCTTGTTGTTCTATTTGTCTGGCTGTTGGCTTCTCTGCTTGGAGGTCCTACCCTGTACTTCCGGGACACCATGGAGGTCAACAACCGCATTATTTGTTATAACAACTTCCAGGAGCATGAGCTCACCCTGATGAGACACCACGTTCTGACCTGGGTGAAGTTCCTTTTTGGCTACCTCTTGCCTTTGCTGACAATGAGCTCCTGCTACCTGTGCCTCATCTTCAAGATGAAGAAGCGAAACATTCTGATATCCAGTAAGCATCTCTGGATGATCCTGTCTGTGGTCATCGCCTTCATGGTTTGCTGGACTCCTTTTCACCTGTTCAGCATTTGGGAACTCAGCATTCATCACAACAGCTCTTTCCAGAACGTGCTGCAGGGTGGAATCCCTCTCTCTACTGGCTTGGCCTTCCTCAACAGCTGCTTGAACCCCATCCTTTACGTTCTAATAAGCAAGAAGTTTCAAGCTCGCTTCAGGGCCTCTGTTGCCGAGGTACTAAAGCGGTCACTGTGGGAGGCCAGTTGCTCTGGTACAGTGAGTGAACAACTCAGAAGCGCTGAAACCAAGAGCCTGTCTCTCCTAGAAACTGCCCAATGA
- the Eef1b2 gene encoding elongation factor 1-beta codes for MGFGDLKTPAGLQVLNDYLADKSYIEGYVPSQADVAVFEAISGPPPADLCHALRWYNHIKSYEKEKASLPGVKKSLGKYGPVSVADTTGSGAADAKDDDDIDLFGSDDEEESEDAKRLREERLAQYESKKAKKPAVVAKSSILLDVKPWDDETDMTKLEECVRSIQADGLVWGSSKLVPVGYGIKKLQIQCVVEDDKVGTDMLEEQITAFEDYVQSMDVAAFNKI; via the exons ATGGGTTTCGGAGACCTGAAAACCCCCGCCGGCCTCCAGGTGCTCAACGATTACCTGGCGGACAAGAGCTACATTGAGGG GTACGTGCCATCACAAGCCGATGTGGCAGTATTTGAAGCAATCTCTGGTCCACCACCCGCTGACCTGTGTCATGCTCTGCGTTGGTATAATCACATCAAATCTTAcgaaaaagaaaaggccag CTTGCCGGGAGTGAAGAAATCTTTGGGCAAGTATGGCCCTGTCAGTGTGGCAGATACCACAGGAAGTGGAGCAGCAGATGCTAAAGATGATGATGACATTGATCTCTTCGGATCTGATGATGAGGAG GAAAGTGAAGACGCAAAGAGGCTACGAGAAGAACGCCTTGCTCAGTATGAATCAAAGAAAGCTAAAA AGCCTGCGGTTGTTGCGAAGTCTTCCATCTTGTTGGATGTGAAGCCTTGGGACGATGAGACAGACATGACGAAACTGGAGGAGTGTGTCCGAAGCATTCAAGCGGACGGCTTGGTGTGGGGCTCCT CTAAATTGGTTCCAGTGGGATACGGAATTAAGAAGCTTCAAATACAGTGTGTAGTTGAAGATGATAAGGTTGGAACAGATATGCTGGAAGAGCAGATTACTGCTTTTGAGGACTACGTACAGTCCATGGATGTGGCTGCTTTTAACAAAATCTAA